GCTGCGGGTCAGTGGTATCACCAGCAAAGTAAACTTCCATTGGAGGGTTGTCAGCTTGCAAAGCTTGTTGTAGCATACGGCCACCAAGATCTGAACCACCAATGCCAAGTACTACTAATTGTTTAGCCCAGGCAACCTGTTCGAAAACCTCTTCACACTTTCTGGTAATTGATTCATCTGTGAGAATATTAATAAAACCATAAGCCTTATTATCAAGATTTTTTTGGACTTTTTCAAAGTTTTTGTTCAACTTAATATCGTTTAATGATAGTTTAGTTAATCCATTTTTACCAATATTTTCTTCAAAAAGTAACGATAAATCAAAAGAGATATTCATATGCTTAGAGAAAATTTGTAACTCCTCAATACTACGAATAATTTGCCAAATTTACAAGTAGCTCAACCCATAAGATTTTCGTAGTGGCGGATTTGTTTGGAACGTATTTCAATACAAATCGCGTCAAAACGAAGCAAGCTATCTTCATATTGAGGGTTTTGCTGTAAGAAAAAGTAAGCAGCTTTTTTAAGATGGGAAATTTTAGTTTTACTAATAGCTTCTTCAGGTGAACCAAAAGTATCATCAACTCTAGTTTTAACCTCGACAAAGACCACAGTTTTATCATCTAAAAAAATAAGATCGATTTCACCGAAACGAGTATGAAAATTTTGAACTAAAAAGCAATAGCCTTTATTTTGAAGATGTTTTTTGGCTAGGTTTTCCCCCAGTTTGCCCAGCTGCTTTTTTTGCAGGTTTGGAGATTTTGGCTTTGACATTACCTTCTTTTGTATCACGTCGAACCTTAACTTTCAAAGCTAGACGACCAGTTCGGTTACGTAAATAGTAGAGTTTAGCCCGGCGTACAGTGCCAGTGCCAACCACTTCAATTTTTTCAACAAAAGGAGAATCAACTGGCCAGATTTTTTCAACACCAATACCGCTAGAAATTTTACGAACGGTAAAAGTTTTTTCACCATCATGACCCTTAGTTTTAATGACCAAGCCTTCAAAAATCTGAGTTCTGGTTTTTTCACCTTCAACAATTTTCTGGTGAACTTTTACTGTGTCACCGACTTGGAGTTGGGTATCGTTGTGTTTAAGATATAATGCCATATTTTTTATCTTGATTTACAAAAGAGTAT
Above is a window of Candidatus Beckwithbacteria bacterium DNA encoding:
- a CDS encoding YraN family protein, whose translation is MSKPKSPNLQKKQLGKLGENLAKKHLQNKGYCFLVQNFHTRFGEIDLIFLDDKTVVFVEVKTRVDDTFGSPEEAISKTKISHLKKAAYFFLQQNPQYEDSLLRFDAICIEIRSKQIRHYENLMG
- the rplS gene encoding 50S ribosomal protein L19, with the protein product MALYLKHNDTQLQVGDTVKVHQKIVEGEKTRTQIFEGLVIKTKGHDGEKTFTVRKISSGIGVEKIWPVDSPFVEKIEVVGTGTVRRAKLYYLRNRTGRLALKVKVRRDTKEGNVKAKISKPAKKAAGQTGGKPSQKTSSK